Below is a genomic region from Thermotoga sp..
AAGGTGTTTGGTGCATCCTCGATCCATTCTCTCTTTCTGAAAATCCTTCCCATTCTTTGCACCAAGGAATCCGCCGGTGCTACATCTGTTAGTAGAATATCGAAGTCTATATCCATGGATGCTTCAACGACCTGGGTTGCTATCAGTATGATACTTTCTCCATTCATTCCCGGTCTATAGTTTTCCAGAACATATTCGATGCCCTTTCGATCTTCTAAAGTCATACGGGAATGAACGAGAAAAACTCTATCTTTTCCAAGTTTCTCTGCAAGTTTTTGATAGGTTTCAACTGCTTTCTTCACTGTGTTTCTAACGACTAAAACTTTCCAACCTTTTTCAAAGAATTCAAGCGCCTCTCCTGTGGGATCAGAAGAATCTTTGAGTTTTAGAACGTTTCGACGCAGTCTTCCTTGAGGAATACTATCATAGACATCCTTCATATTTTTCTCACTCAGATCTGTCCTCCTTACAACTTCGTCTTTAATGAATCCAGGAAGGGTGGCTGTCATTATTAAGAATTTTCCCTCGAGAGTCCTTACGTCCTCAACAGTTTTAACAATTATTGCAGCTGCTTCGGGAGAGTAAGCCTGTATTTCGTCTATCACTAGGAAAGATCTTGCCATCACTGAATAAATCATTTCATAGCCAGGATACTTCAATGTAGCAGGAAAAATCTGATCTCCTGTTGCCACAACAAATGGATAAGAAAAGAATCTCGATTGCTCTACAATTTCTAGAACTTCTCCTTCTCTGTCTTCAAAATCTCTTCTGTAAAAGTTCGTAAGGAACAAGTGAATGGCTGCATCGGAGTGGAGAAGGCCCACACTTTCTTCTCCAAAATATTTCTTTACTCTCTCGTACATCATGTTTGTTGCACTCTGAAAAGGAAGTGTAAAGATTGTCTTACCTCTGCTCCACATCAAAGCAAATTCTGTCTTTCCAGCGCCTGTAGGAGCGACAAGAACGGTGTTTTCTCCTCTTATGTCTTCCAAAACGTCTGATTGCCATATTTTATCGTATTTTTGCTTCAGATCGTTTTCAACTACCTCAAGCGTATCCTTTTTAAATTCTATATCCGATCTTTCTAAAAGTTCCTTTTTTCCTATTTCTTCAGCGCAGGAAGCGAATCTGTCTGCCCTCATAACCGTACCTAGGACAAAAATGTAATGTTTGTAAACATCGTCTTTCAGGTTCAATTCCTTGAGAATTATGCTTGGAAGCAGAGAAATCAAATAAGGAGGAAGAACCAATCCACTATCAAAAATCGTGTTTTGTGATAAATACTCACACAACGGCCTGTTCAGTTCTATATCGCATTCTATATCTTGGAGATCCTTCATTTCCTCTTTGACCATACGAACCAACCTATCTCCTATCTCTAGAAGCCTCTTGAAAGCTCTACGCACGTTTTCTTGTTTGCTACCAAACAGATAATCAA
It encodes:
- the cas3 gene encoding CRISPR-associated helicase Cas3' — translated: MPILAKSNGITLGEHVKDVLKALDKFLIEPELKEFVKKVIFYHDLGKVSYEFQKKVGGNVPEDGIPEVPHSFLSIAFIPENTLKEMGESLSRVFLSAVLYHHWRETYLDYLFGSKQENVRRAFKRLLEIGDRLVRMVKEEMKDLQDIECDIELNRPLCEYLSQNTIFDSGLVLPPYLISLLPSIILKELNLKDDVYKHYIFVLGTVMRADRFASCAEEIGKKELLERSDIEFKKDTLEVVENDLKQKYDKIWQSDVLEDIRGENTVLVAPTGAGKTEFALMWSRGKTIFTLPFQSATNMMYERVKKYFGEESVGLLHSDAAIHLFLTNFYRRDFEDREGEVLEIVEQSRFFSYPFVVATGDQIFPATLKYPGYEMIYSVMARSFLVIDEIQAYSPEAAAIIVKTVEDVRTLEGKFLIMTATLPGFIKDEVVRRTDLSEKNMKDVYDSIPQGRLRRNVLKLKDSSDPTGEALEFFEKGWKVLVVRNTVKKAVETYQKLAEKLGKDRVFLVHSRMTLEDRKGIEYVLENYRPGMNGESIILIATQVVEASMDIDFDILLTDVAPADSLVQRMGRIFRKREWIEDAPNTFIYIGKNKKELMNLIKGVYSEDIVLNTLKALSEEILGEEKDIKYLSKNQPFFMNELQKRRWVEKTYEKLHEESAYMKKFRETLDVLDSGYSSEKKHEAYRIFRRISSTSIIPENLKENLVEELKSVSSYLEFRQITARYLVDVPLYSVDKSLLEPLEIETENDQVLRWASTLYVLKGSKYEKGLGVFLKEK